In Onthophagus taurus isolate NC chromosome 6, IU_Otau_3.0, whole genome shotgun sequence, a genomic segment contains:
- the LOC111427908 gene encoding cardioacceleratory peptide receptor isoform X2 yields MNGHSEPEGNLSLDFGTTSRTISVNSTLDIPQDNGTSSASVDPFYFYETIQFTVVWLLFTMIVLGNSAVLVTLLVGKSRKSRMNFFIKHLAIADLSVGLISVSTDIVWRITVAWHAGNVLCKLIKFLQAVVTYSSTYVLVALSIDRYDAITHPMNFSGSWKRARVLVVIAWILSFVFSTPTIFLFKEKTVEGLSQCWLEMDKQWQWQVYMTLVSLVLFVIPALIIGGCYAVIVWTIWSKSKLLITTAHLPMRRNSDDIRDRPPRYSYEENDCRRASSRGIIPRAKIKSVKMTFVIVFVFILCWSPYIVFDLLQVYGYIPKTQTYAAVATLIQSLSPLNSAANPVIYCLFSTHLCRNLRNRTLSRIRTQRGIFGDGHHVPDTLL; encoded by the exons ATGAACGGACACTCGGAACCCGAAGGGAATTTGTCCCTGGACTTTGGCACCACATCTCGAACAATTTCCGTTAATTCCACTCTAGATATTCCCCAAGACAATGGAACTTCCTCCGCTTCTGTCGATCCTTTCTATTTCTACGAG acCATTCAATTTACGGTGGTATGGTTGCTCTTTACGATGATTGTCTTGGGAAATTCGGCTGTTTTGGTTACGTTACTTGTGGGGAAAAGTAGAAAATCGAGgatgaacttttttattaagcACTTAGCTATAGCag attTGTCGGTCGGTCTAATCAGCGTCTCAACGGATATTGTCTGGAGAATAACCGTAGCTTGGCACGCGGGGAACGTTCTTTGCAAATTAATCAAGTTTTTGCAAGCCGTCGTCACATATTCTTCAACGTACGTGCTTGTAGCGTTGTCTATAGATCGTTACGATGCCATCACGCACCCTATGAACTTTTCGGGTAGCT GGAAACGTGCACGAGTATTGGTCGTGATCGCCTGGATATTAAGCTTCGTGTTTTCTACCCCCAcgatatttctgtttaaagaaaaaacggTTGAAG GATTATCTCAATGTTGGCTTGAAATGGATAAACAATGGCAATGGCAGGTTTACATGACCTTAGTTTCTCTCGTTCTCTTTGTCATTCCAGCTCTCATCATAGGAGGGTGTTACGCTGTAATTGTTTGGACGATATGGTCCAAAAGTAAATTACTTATAACTACTGCTCATTTACCAATGAGAAGAAACA GTGACGATATTAGAGATAGACCACCGAGATATTCGTACGAAGAGAATGATTGTCGAAGAGCTTCTTCTCGAGGGATTATACCAAGGGCGAAAATTAAATCGGTTAAAATGACTTTTGTTATAGTTTTCG tttttattttatgttggaGTCCTTATATTGTGTTCGATTTGCTACAAGTTTATGGATACATACCAAAAACGCAGACATACGCCGCAGTCGCGACGCTAATCCAAAGTTTGTCTCCTCTCAATTCAGCAGCTAATCCCGTAATTTACTGTTTATTCTCAACGCATTTATGCCGAAATCTTAG GAACAGGACGTTGTCTCGGATACGGACACAACGCGGAATCTTCGGGGACGGTCACCACGTCCCTGACACACTCCTCTAG
- the LOC111427908 gene encoding cardioacceleratory peptide receptor isoform X1 codes for MNGHSEPEGNLSLDFGTTSRTISVNSTLDIPQDNGTSSASVDPFYFYETIQFTVVWLLFTMIVLGNSAVLVTLLVGKSRKSRMNFFIKHLAIADLSVGLISVSTDIVWRITVAWHAGNVLCKLIKFLQAVVTYSSTYVLVALSIDRYDAITHPMNFSGSWKRARVLVVIAWILSFVFSTPTIFLFKEKTVEGLSQCWLEMDKQWQWQVYMTLVSLVLFVIPALIIGGCYAVIVWTIWSKSKLLITTAHLPMRRNSDDIRDRPPRYSYEENDCRRASSRGIIPRAKIKSVKMTFVIVFVFILCWSPYIVFDLLQVYGYIPKTQTYAAVATLIQSLSPLNSAANPVIYCLFSTHLCRNLRKLPPFTWVSGCLSVCFPGIQGTGRCLGYGHNAESSGTVTTSLTHSSRRSTAASMTLRHTIRLQPALNGAHKVAVSIV; via the exons ATGAACGGACACTCGGAACCCGAAGGGAATTTGTCCCTGGACTTTGGCACCACATCTCGAACAATTTCCGTTAATTCCACTCTAGATATTCCCCAAGACAATGGAACTTCCTCCGCTTCTGTCGATCCTTTCTATTTCTACGAG acCATTCAATTTACGGTGGTATGGTTGCTCTTTACGATGATTGTCTTGGGAAATTCGGCTGTTTTGGTTACGTTACTTGTGGGGAAAAGTAGAAAATCGAGgatgaacttttttattaagcACTTAGCTATAGCag attTGTCGGTCGGTCTAATCAGCGTCTCAACGGATATTGTCTGGAGAATAACCGTAGCTTGGCACGCGGGGAACGTTCTTTGCAAATTAATCAAGTTTTTGCAAGCCGTCGTCACATATTCTTCAACGTACGTGCTTGTAGCGTTGTCTATAGATCGTTACGATGCCATCACGCACCCTATGAACTTTTCGGGTAGCT GGAAACGTGCACGAGTATTGGTCGTGATCGCCTGGATATTAAGCTTCGTGTTTTCTACCCCCAcgatatttctgtttaaagaaaaaacggTTGAAG GATTATCTCAATGTTGGCTTGAAATGGATAAACAATGGCAATGGCAGGTTTACATGACCTTAGTTTCTCTCGTTCTCTTTGTCATTCCAGCTCTCATCATAGGAGGGTGTTACGCTGTAATTGTTTGGACGATATGGTCCAAAAGTAAATTACTTATAACTACTGCTCATTTACCAATGAGAAGAAACA GTGACGATATTAGAGATAGACCACCGAGATATTCGTACGAAGAGAATGATTGTCGAAGAGCTTCTTCTCGAGGGATTATACCAAGGGCGAAAATTAAATCGGTTAAAATGACTTTTGTTATAGTTTTCG tttttattttatgttggaGTCCTTATATTGTGTTCGATTTGCTACAAGTTTATGGATACATACCAAAAACGCAGACATACGCCGCAGTCGCGACGCTAATCCAAAGTTTGTCTCCTCTCAATTCAGCAGCTAATCCCGTAATTTACTGTTTATTCTCAACGCATTTATGCCGAAATCTTAG AAAATTGCCACCTTTCACCTGGGTTTCCGGTTGTCTATCGGTATGTTTCCCGGGTATTCAAGGAACAGGACGTTGTCTCGGATACGGACACAACGCGGAATCTTCGGGGACGGTCACCACGTCCCTGACACACTCCTCTAGGAGGTCTACGGCTGCTTCGATGACCCTTAGACACACCATAAGACTTCAACCGGCCCTAAATGGAGCTCATAAAGTGGCGGTATccatcgtttaa
- the LOC111427908 gene encoding cardioacceleratory peptide receptor isoform X3: MNGHSEPEGNLSLDFGTTSRTISVNSTLDIPQDNGTSSASVDPFYFYETIQFTVVWLLFTMIVLGNSAVLVTLLVGKSRKSRMNFFIKHLAIADLSVGLISVSTDIVWRITVAWHAGNVLCKLIKFLQAVVTYSSTYVLVALSIDRYDAITHPMNFSGSWKRARVLVVIAWILSFVFSTPTIFLFKEKTVEGLSQCWLEMDKQWQWQVYMTLVSLVLFVIPALIIGGCYAVIVWTIWSKSKLLITTAHLPMRRNSDDIRDRPPRYSYEENDCRRASSRGIIPRAKIKSVKMTFVIVFVFILCWSPYIVFDLLQVYGYIPKTQTYAAVATLIQSLSPLNSAANPVIYCLFSTHLCRNLR, translated from the exons ATGAACGGACACTCGGAACCCGAAGGGAATTTGTCCCTGGACTTTGGCACCACATCTCGAACAATTTCCGTTAATTCCACTCTAGATATTCCCCAAGACAATGGAACTTCCTCCGCTTCTGTCGATCCTTTCTATTTCTACGAG acCATTCAATTTACGGTGGTATGGTTGCTCTTTACGATGATTGTCTTGGGAAATTCGGCTGTTTTGGTTACGTTACTTGTGGGGAAAAGTAGAAAATCGAGgatgaacttttttattaagcACTTAGCTATAGCag attTGTCGGTCGGTCTAATCAGCGTCTCAACGGATATTGTCTGGAGAATAACCGTAGCTTGGCACGCGGGGAACGTTCTTTGCAAATTAATCAAGTTTTTGCAAGCCGTCGTCACATATTCTTCAACGTACGTGCTTGTAGCGTTGTCTATAGATCGTTACGATGCCATCACGCACCCTATGAACTTTTCGGGTAGCT GGAAACGTGCACGAGTATTGGTCGTGATCGCCTGGATATTAAGCTTCGTGTTTTCTACCCCCAcgatatttctgtttaaagaaaaaacggTTGAAG GATTATCTCAATGTTGGCTTGAAATGGATAAACAATGGCAATGGCAGGTTTACATGACCTTAGTTTCTCTCGTTCTCTTTGTCATTCCAGCTCTCATCATAGGAGGGTGTTACGCTGTAATTGTTTGGACGATATGGTCCAAAAGTAAATTACTTATAACTACTGCTCATTTACCAATGAGAAGAAACA GTGACGATATTAGAGATAGACCACCGAGATATTCGTACGAAGAGAATGATTGTCGAAGAGCTTCTTCTCGAGGGATTATACCAAGGGCGAAAATTAAATCGGTTAAAATGACTTTTGTTATAGTTTTCG tttttattttatgttggaGTCCTTATATTGTGTTCGATTTGCTACAAGTTTATGGATACATACCAAAAACGCAGACATACGCCGCAGTCGCGACGCTAATCCAAAGTTTGTCTCCTCTCAATTCAGCAGCTAATCCCGTAATTTACTGTTTATTCTCAACGCATTTATGCCGAAATCTTAGGTAA